AGGTAATCAATCAATGGACGATTTGCAAAATCTGACCTATGGTCAATCCATCACCGACCCTTGCTTGGGTTGGGAAGATACCGCAACGATGCTAGACATGCTGGCGCAAGCCATTAAAGACCGTCGCACTCGTAACTCACTAACAGGACAAAATTGATTTATGCCTTCTTTTGATATTGTTTCAGAAATCGATAACGTTGAACTACGTAATGCTGTCGATAATGCGAACCGTGAATTGTCGACTCGTTTTGACTTTCGTAACGTGCAAGCCAGCTTCGAGCTGTCTGACAGCACGGTAAAACTAGCGGCAGAAGGTGATTTTCAGTTAACCCAAATGATGGACATTCTGCGCGGTAACCTAGCGAAACGCGGCGTAGACCCACGTTCTATGGAGTCTAAAACTG
This genomic window from Vibrio tritonius contains:
- a CDS encoding YajQ family cyclic di-GMP-binding protein; amino-acid sequence: MPSFDIVSEIDNVELRNAVDNANRELSTRFDFRNVQASFELSDSTVKLAAEGDFQLTQMMDILRGNLAKRGVDPRSMESKTATQSGKNWHKDVVFQQGIETDVAKKIVKLIKDAKLKVQASIQGDKVRVTGKKRDDLQSVIALIKGSDLDLPFQYNNFRD